The nucleotide window ATAACATACGATTAAATTAATAGGCAAATAGCAGCTTTTGGAGGATTTATTTATGGATAGACCTAGAGACTATTATCAAGCTAACGGATACTATATTTTTAGAAATCTCATTCCTCAAAACATAATTGATAACCTCTTAAACGAATATGCGTCCAAGGTTATCACATCAAATTCTCCTTTTTTTAGGCAGTCAAGTAACCGCTGGCAACCTAATAAAATTAATGATTATGGATATTCCGAAGAATCTTTTCGCGATGTTCACGATTACCCAAAACATTCAACATTTACTGAATCAGCTAGAAAAATTTTTTGTTCGCAGCAAGTTAGGGAAGCATTAACTGAACTAACGGGTATTGAGGAACATAATTTAATGCAAACTATGTTGTTCGATATGAACACTGCTACCCCAGCCCATCAGGATTGGTACTACTTAGATTCTATGCCAAATGGTCATTTACTGGCTGGTTGGTTTGCCTTAGAAGATATTCACGAAGAAGCTGGTAGATTCTATGTTTTGCCAAAATCTCATCTAGTGGATTTTGAATTAACAGAAGATAAGAAGCTTTCTAATCGTTTTTATTTAGAAAAATTGAAGGGTTATATCAATTCTCATAAAGATGATATTAATGCGCCAGCTTTGAATAAAGGAGATGTACTTTTCTGGAACTCCAGAACCATTCACGGTTCTTTGGAAACAATTAATCCTAAGTATTCTAGAAAGTCTCTTACGGCACATTATTTGCCAGGGGTGTATGAATTTGGCAGCCGCAATGCCTCTTCTCCTAGTGCTGTAGAATATGCTACATACAACGGGATGAAATATCGGTTAATTCCTTCAATGTACAAAGAATATTCTCCGGCGGCCAAACTAAAGACGGATTTATTGCAGTATTTATGGGAGCAACCAAAATTGATGCAAACCGCCCAATTTGTGAGAAAAGCTTTGCAAGGTGCTAAAGCTAAATAAATGGATTTTTATAGCATTTGCTACATAAACTATGTAGTGCGACTTTTTATTCCCTAAAATATTGAAAAATTGTGATGTTAGATAAGCTGACTTTGGTAAGTCAAAAGTTTAGTCCTGGTTTAAGGAAGGTTGTCAGCAACATAGGTTGGCTGTTTGCCGACAAAATCCTCCAGATGGGCTTGAGCTTAATAGTAGGAATTTGGGTTGCTCGCTACCTTGGCCCTGAGCAATTTGGGTTATTTAATTATGCGATCGCATTCGTTGCACTCTTGGGGCCAATTGCCAATCTGGGCTTAGATACCATTGTGGTGCGCGACATTGTGCGTCACCCAGATAGTAAAAATGAGACGCTTGGTACTTCCCTCGCACTAAAGCTCTTCGGCGGTGGTGTAACAACTTTGTTGGCTTTTGGCGCAATTTCTTTGCTACAGCCCCAAGATAATTTAACTCATTGGCTGGTAGGAATTATCGCCGCTGGAACGATTTTTCAAGCTTTCGAGACTATCGACCTGTGGTTTCGCTCGCAAGTTCAATCTAAATATACAGTTGTTGTTAAAAATAGCGCTTATATACTTATTTGCGCTCTCAGAATTGTTCTAATTCAAACGCAGGCACCCCTAATTGCATTTGCCTGGGCGAGGTTTGGAGAACTTGCCTTAGCTGCGGTGGGGTTGGTGATGGTTTATCAAGCAAGCGGACAGGACTTAAAAGCGTGGCGCAGCACCCTCCCTCGTGCTAAGAAATTGCTCACAGAAAGCTGGCCTTTGATTGTGTCGGGAATTGCAATTTATGTGTATTCCACAATCGATCAGGTCATGCTCGGTTCTTTTAACCAAACAGTGCAATTGGGCATTTACGCCGCCGCAGTTAAGATATCGCAGATATTTGATTTCATCCCATCTATCATGCAGATATCTTTTTTTCCCAAACTCACTGAAGCCAAGGCTCAAGGAGAGAGCGAATACATCAAAAAATTTCAAGCATACTTTGATTTAACTTTAATTTTATGGCTAGTGGTAGCAATTCCAGTTTCTCTACTTTCTAATTATGTTGTTCATTTTCTATACGGCGATAATTACGCTGCTTCAGCTACAGTATTATCAATTTATGTGTGGGCGCAGTTTGGTAGTGGTTTTGGAGTTGCCAGAAATGCTTTTATTATGATTGAAGGCAAAGCTCACAACGAATTATATTTAACTTTTACAGGTGCCTCATTAAATATAATTTTAAACTGGTATTTAATCCCTAAGTATGGTGCAATAGGCGCAACTGTAGCAACTTTAATAACTTATTTTGTTGTCGCTGTATTGCTCAATTTCATAATTCCAGATTTAAAGCCAGTCGGTAAGTTTATTCTCCGCTCTTGCAACCTATATAAAGGTGTAAATAGAATTTTAGAGGTAGTGCGATGATTGAAATTAAACCGAACATTCAGCACCCATCTACCTGTCCCCATTGCGAAGCACCGCTTAAACCTAAAACTATTCTGTGGCAAGGGATGCACGTCTGCGTCGAATCTAAGTGTGTTAGTTGCCATACAAAAATTATTGAGGACTTAGAAGTTGGTCACGCTGTTAATTTTCCATACCAAGTTGATTTAGCAAAACACGAAGTTTATGGTCATGAATTTTGTAAATATTGGTTAGGAGAAAAGCTGCTCGTATCTCTGCAAAATCCTCAAGAGGAGAAACTAGGAATATCTAAAGAAGTTTTTAAATGCCATCAGCGCGTCCTAATTTTAAACTGTATTGATTATCTTTATGGACATAGTTTGTTAAAACTATTAAATGCTCAAAGACATTTAGACAATTATCCTGATTATGGCTTAATTGTTATTGTACCGAAGTTTCTTAGATGGATGGTTCCGGAGGGAGTTGCAGAAATATGGACGGTGAATATACCTTTAAAGCGGGGGCAATGCTACTATCCAAATTTTGACCGATTTGTATCTGAAGAATGCCAACGTTTTGATGATATTTACGTCAGCAAGGCACATTCTCATCCGAGTCATTTTGACATTAGCAAATTTACCAGAATTCCCCAGTATAACTTTGATAAATATCCGCCTAGAATAACGTTTATCTGGCGTGACGATCGGATATGGTGCAATGCGCTGCTATCGGCAAGTCTGAGAAAGCTGAAAATGCCTGATATTGCCCTCAAGCTTCAAAATGCGCGGGTGCAGAAACTATTTTCAAAGATACGCGATCGCGTTCCGGAGGCAAAGTTTGCGATCGCGGGATTGGGTAGAAGAACTCAATTTCCAGACTGGATCGAAGATTTGCGGGTAGACAAGTTTAATGCAGAAACAGAAAGGGAAATATGCCAAATTTATGCCGAAAGCCGTTTGGTAATTGGCGTACATGGCTCGAATATGCTGCTACCTTCTGGTCATGCTGGCATGACACTTGACTTAATGCCAGAGGAGCGGTGGGGAAATTTAGCGCAAGATATTCTCTACCAGGAGGCAGATGCAAGACTAGCTGCTTTTAGATATCGCTACGTTTCGCTTCAGACTCCTTTAGCTGAAATAGCAGCGATCGCTTCTAGCATGATGCTACACTACACCGAATTTAAGCAGAATATGACTGCTGACAAATATTTATGAAAACTCCAGTTGCTTTGTTAATCTTTAAGCGTCCTGAAACTACTGAAAAAGTATTTGAAGCGATTCGTCAGGCAAAACCACCTAAACTTTTAGTAGTTGCTGATGGACCTCGTGCCGATAAGCCAGGTGAAGCAGAACAGTGCGCTGCGGCTCGTGCAATTATTGACAGGGTAGATTGGGATTGTGAGGTTTTAAAGAATTATTCGGATGTAAACTTAGGCTGTGGGTTACGTCCAGCTACAGGCATCACTTGGGTTTTTGAACAAGTCGAAGAAGCCATAATTTTTGAGGATGATTGTTTACCCCACCCGACCTTTTTCCAGTTCTGCGAAGAGTTGCTCTCAAAGTACCGGGATGACGAAAGGGTAATGGCGATCGCTGGTACAAGTCTTGTAGGAGAATGGCGATCGCCTCTGCAAAGTTATTATTTTTCCCAGTTTGGCGGTAACTGGGGCTGGGCATCGTGGCGGAGAGCCTGGAAATTTTTTGATTACAATATTAAGCTATTTCCGCAACTTTTAGAGGCTCAGTTCCTAGAAAATTATCTGCGAGAGCCAAAGTATTATTTATATTGGAAAAAACTCTTCCAAGAAATATATGAATCTCCAGATAGATCCTGCTGGGATTATCAATGGTTGTTAGCTTGTTGGATGCAAAATGGGTTAAGGATTTGCCCAGAAGTTAACTTAATTACTAATATCGGATTTGGAGCCAATGCTACTCATACTTTTAGCGATAATCCTTTAGCAAACGTGGAGACGCAAGAAATAAATCTACCCTTAAAACATCCTCAATTTATGATTCAGAATTTCCAAGCAGATCATCTTATTCAAGAAAAATTCTTTAATGTAGGCTTTATGTCTAAATTAAAGAGAAAAATAGCACAAACAATCAAAATTAAGTAGTAAAACAAACCTTAAAACGTATGAAGAACATAAAAAGCTTCATAGTCTCAAAACTCTCAGATTCCCAAATAGACAGACTCAAATGGTTGGGAGGTAACTTTAAAGCTTATTTCGCTAAAAGGCGGAATGTTGGCAAAAATACTTATATTGAACCATCTGTTCATGTACTAGGTTGGGGAAACGTAAAAATTGGTGAAAATTCTGTCATCGGACAGGATACAACAATTGTGATTAACAAACGGGAACTAGGAAAGGTTTCTGTCATCATTGGCGATAACTGTTTTATTGGACGGAGAAACTTTCTAACTGCGGGAGGTCTGATTAAAATTGGTGACTACGCCATGATTAGTAATGACTGTCGAATTTTGGGAAGCGGGCATCTTTTTGATACCCCTTTTATGCCCTATATCGCTACTGGAACTACCTGCGATGACGTAATAGAGTTAGGGGCAAATTGTTGGTTAGGAGCAAATACTACTCTCTTAAGAGGTGTAAAGGTGGGATATGGTTCAATTATTGGAGCTGGAAGTGTTGTAAACGGCGATATTCCTCCGTGCAGTGTAGTTGTGGGAAATCCTTCTAGGATCGTCAAAAGATTTGATATGCAGTCTCAAACTTGGGTAAAAGCTAAAGACTATCCCGAAGATAGCGATAAATATCTTCCCAGTGAAGCGGAGTATTTAGAAATTCTCAAGAAGAAATGTCCCACTACAAGAATGCCAATAATTGCTGTTAGTAAAACTTTAGGCGATCTTGAGTAATATACTGCTTATGAAAACTGTTTTAATTACAGGTGTAACAGGATTTATCGGGCGATATGTTGCTCGTCAATTTGCCGAAACTGGTTGGAGCGTTGTCGGTATAGGAAACCGTCCTCCTGAGAATGCACCCAGGCAAGATTTGTTTCGCTATCAACAAATAAGTTTGCCTTCTGCTGATTTAGTAAACGTGATTCAAGAGTTGCAGCCAGAGATTTGTATTCACTGTGCTGGACGAGCATCAGTAGAACTTTCAATTACAGATCCATCAGCAGATTTTAGTAACAGTGTTTCTGTTACTTTCAATCTACTTGATAGTTTGCGTCTTTACGCTCCAAAATGCCGTTTAATTTACCTTTCTAGTGCTGCTGTCTACGGAAATCCCGAAACATTACCAATTCAGGAAAGCCAAAGCCTGAAGCCAATTTCACCTTATGGTTTTCATAAGATGATGTCCGAGCAGCTTTGTACAGAATTTTTCAAAGTTTATAACTTACCTACTGCCATAGTACGTATTTTTTCAGGCTATGGGCCGGGATTAAGGCGGCAAGTTCTTTGGGATATGTGTCAGAAAGCTTTGACACAATCTGCACTGAAGTTAAGGGGAACCGGAAACGAAAGCCGCGATTTTATTCATGGGAGAGATGTAGCAAGAGCAATTCACATTTTGGCTGAAAAAGCTGATTGTGAAGCTGAGGTTTATAACCTAGCTAATGGTATCGAAACAACGATTAAGGAACTAGCCGAGCTAATGTTAGCGAAACTTGGGGAATATGTTCCAGTTGAATTTGATAATGTTACCCCGGTAGGAACGCCGATAAATTGGCAAGCAGATATGAGCAAGCTTACCAAACTTGGATTTACCCCTGAAGTAGCTATAGAAAGGGGTGTAAATGTGTACGTTCAATGGTGTCGCGCTGAGATTTTAGGATGGTGAAAAATTTACATATTTGCCTCAACATGGTGGGTGGCTCTGGTTGGCTGGGAGGGGTGCTATATATTCAGAATTTAGCGCGTGCGATCGCAACTTTACCCGCTGAAGAAAAAGCTAATCTCAAACTAACCGTAGCCGTTCACGATAAAGACCTAAATTTGATAGAACCTGCACGCGGTTATGTTAACCATATTTATGCTACTTCTAAGTTGCAGCGTGCCTATCTCAAAGCTTGTAATGTTTTAGCTGAAAAGGTTTCTTTTATTCCTCTAAATCTACTAAATCCTCAAAAAGTTGACTTTCTCTACCCCGCCATAGCTGGAACCCGCACACCTTATCAATGGGGAGGTTGGATTCCTGACTTTCAACACTATCACTTACCCAACCTTTTCTCGCCAGAAGAAATCGAGCAACGCAACAAAGATCATCAACAAATTGCGAGTGCAGCTCCGGTTATTGTACTAAGTAGTCAGATGGCGCAGCAAGATTTTAAACATCTCTATCCTGATGCGGCTTCTCGAAGCGTTGTGATGAATTTTGTAAGTTGTCCCGAACCCGAATGGTTTGAGTTAGATCCCCAACTAACTCAAAAAAAATATCAACTTCCAGATAAGTTCTTCTTGGTAAGTAATCAGTTCTGGAAACATAAAGATCATGCTGTGGTAATTGAAGCTTTGGGTTTGTTGAAGAAACAAGGTATTACGCCTACAGTTGTCTGTACGGGAAGTGCTAGCGATTACCGCAATCCTGATTATTACAATCAACTATTGGCGAGAATTAAAGATTTAGGGATAGGGGAGCAAGTGCGCCTTTTGGGATTAATTCCTCGCGTAGATCAAATTCAGCTAATGAGAAGATGTTTAGCGGTAATTCAACCTTCCTTATTTGAGGGGTGGAGTACGGTTGTAGAGGATGCACGTTCTCTTGGTAAACCTATGTTACTCTCTGATTTTCCAGTTCACTTGGAGCAAAACCCGCCAGATTCTTACTTTTTTGAGCGAAGTAATGCTGAACATTTGGCAACGCTCATCGATAAAGCTTTTACTACTTTAATGCCAGGGCCAGATGTAGAGAAGGAAAGTTTAGCCAAACAAGATAATGTTGAGCAAATAAAAGGGTATGGTAGGCGGTTTTTAAAAATAGTGCGTGGGGTTCTATAACAGGATTGCTTTGTTTATTTCTTCACATTTGGCAGGAGAATGAACCACTCTAAGTACAGATTACGCAGAGAACAAGCTGGCTAAATTCTGATTTTTATAATGTAATTATTAGGAGATTGGGAAGATGCTGAAGCGCTCAGAAAAATACATACATTATGTGTTAGTTGATTCGCTGAAGGATAAAAGTATTATTCCCCCAGTGATTTTTTGGATAGGGGTAGTTACGTTATATGCAGTAGCGAATGCTCCGAGAAATAGGATACTTATAGCTCTTGAAGCTATTTTAAACCGTCTCCCTCAAGATTGGGTTTTTGCAAATGTCCAAGCAATCTTAAGCCGTTTTACTCCAGGGGTGATTTCTTCAGAGATTTTAGCCAAAACTGCACCGCAGCAATTAGCAGAGATTATTACTACTTATGGCGTTATTCCTATCAAAGGAATGCTCTTTTTTGTAGCAACT belongs to Funiculus sociatus GB2-C1 and includes:
- a CDS encoding acyltransferase gives rise to the protein MKNIKSFIVSKLSDSQIDRLKWLGGNFKAYFAKRRNVGKNTYIEPSVHVLGWGNVKIGENSVIGQDTTIVINKRELGKVSVIIGDNCFIGRRNFLTAGGLIKIGDYAMISNDCRILGSGHLFDTPFMPYIATGTTCDDVIELGANCWLGANTTLLRGVKVGYGSIIGAGSVVNGDIPPCSVVVGNPSRIVKRFDMQSQTWVKAKDYPEDSDKYLPSEAEYLEILKKKCPTTRMPIIAVSKTLGDLE
- a CDS encoding glycosyltransferase family 2 protein, giving the protein MKTPVALLIFKRPETTEKVFEAIRQAKPPKLLVVADGPRADKPGEAEQCAAARAIIDRVDWDCEVLKNYSDVNLGCGLRPATGITWVFEQVEEAIIFEDDCLPHPTFFQFCEELLSKYRDDERVMAIAGTSLVGEWRSPLQSYYFSQFGGNWGWASWRRAWKFFDYNIKLFPQLLEAQFLENYLREPKYYLYWKKLFQEIYESPDRSCWDYQWLLACWMQNGLRICPEVNLITNIGFGANATHTFSDNPLANVETQEINLPLKHPQFMIQNFQADHLIQEKFFNVGFMSKLKRKIAQTIKIK
- a CDS encoding phytanoyl-CoA dioxygenase family protein: MDRPRDYYQANGYYIFRNLIPQNIIDNLLNEYASKVITSNSPFFRQSSNRWQPNKINDYGYSEESFRDVHDYPKHSTFTESARKIFCSQQVREALTELTGIEEHNLMQTMLFDMNTATPAHQDWYYLDSMPNGHLLAGWFALEDIHEEAGRFYVLPKSHLVDFELTEDKKLSNRFYLEKLKGYINSHKDDINAPALNKGDVLFWNSRTIHGSLETINPKYSRKSLTAHYLPGVYEFGSRNASSPSAVEYATYNGMKYRLIPSMYKEYSPAAKLKTDLLQYLWEQPKLMQTAQFVRKALQGAKAK
- a CDS encoding NAD-dependent epimerase/dehydratase family protein, with amino-acid sequence MKTVLITGVTGFIGRYVARQFAETGWSVVGIGNRPPENAPRQDLFRYQQISLPSADLVNVIQELQPEICIHCAGRASVELSITDPSADFSNSVSVTFNLLDSLRLYAPKCRLIYLSSAAVYGNPETLPIQESQSLKPISPYGFHKMMSEQLCTEFFKVYNLPTAIVRIFSGYGPGLRRQVLWDMCQKALTQSALKLRGTGNESRDFIHGRDVARAIHILAEKADCEAEVYNLANGIETTIKELAELMLAKLGEYVPVEFDNVTPVGTPINWQADMSKLTKLGFTPEVAIERGVNVYVQWCRAEILGW
- a CDS encoding flippase, producing the protein MLDKLTLVSQKFSPGLRKVVSNIGWLFADKILQMGLSLIVGIWVARYLGPEQFGLFNYAIAFVALLGPIANLGLDTIVVRDIVRHPDSKNETLGTSLALKLFGGGVTTLLAFGAISLLQPQDNLTHWLVGIIAAGTIFQAFETIDLWFRSQVQSKYTVVVKNSAYILICALRIVLIQTQAPLIAFAWARFGELALAAVGLVMVYQASGQDLKAWRSTLPRAKKLLTESWPLIVSGIAIYVYSTIDQVMLGSFNQTVQLGIYAAAVKISQIFDFIPSIMQISFFPKLTEAKAQGESEYIKKFQAYFDLTLILWLVVAIPVSLLSNYVVHFLYGDNYAASATVLSIYVWAQFGSGFGVARNAFIMIEGKAHNELYLTFTGASLNIILNWYLIPKYGAIGATVATLITYFVVAVLLNFIIPDLKPVGKFILRSCNLYKGVNRILEVVR
- a CDS encoding glycosyltransferase family 4 protein, with the protein product MVKNLHICLNMVGGSGWLGGVLYIQNLARAIATLPAEEKANLKLTVAVHDKDLNLIEPARGYVNHIYATSKLQRAYLKACNVLAEKVSFIPLNLLNPQKVDFLYPAIAGTRTPYQWGGWIPDFQHYHLPNLFSPEEIEQRNKDHQQIASAAPVIVLSSQMAQQDFKHLYPDAASRSVVMNFVSCPEPEWFELDPQLTQKKYQLPDKFFLVSNQFWKHKDHAVVIEALGLLKKQGITPTVVCTGSASDYRNPDYYNQLLARIKDLGIGEQVRLLGLIPRVDQIQLMRRCLAVIQPSLFEGWSTVVEDARSLGKPMLLSDFPVHLEQNPPDSYFFERSNAEHLATLIDKAFTTLMPGPDVEKESLAKQDNVEQIKGYGRRFLKIVRGVL